A genome region from bacterium includes the following:
- a CDS encoding DUF3887 domain-containing protein, with protein MTKKKGIAIISSAFFLLIAAVWLVVFQSNRYNHGDSGDPEAKMYAAKALNVIKSLDARDCNGAVKDFAASAKKNIDPQKFGNEWQEIEKIWGPFKKCDILNAEGKYEDRDIAYSVCITCRFAKGMLHTVVDFGPQKQISYVTFEGKPYDRDEAKNYTDKAINIITSLNSGDYKNAVRDFPSNERKQINPQQLGQGWSELEKKIGPLKSYKVTDAKDQNERGFTYAVYIECKFKKGKMYMVVGFDNQKQISRLSMSDRPQH; from the coding sequence GCATTCTTTTTGCTTATCGCTGCGGTCTGGCTGGTAGTCTTCCAGAGCAATCGCTACAACCACGGCGACTCAGGTGATCCCGAAGCCAAAATGTATGCGGCAAAAGCGCTCAATGTCATAAAATCACTGGATGCACGCGACTGTAATGGTGCCGTCAAAGATTTTGCCGCATCTGCAAAGAAAAACATCGACCCGCAGAAGTTCGGCAATGAATGGCAGGAGATAGAAAAAATCTGGGGTCCATTCAAAAAATGTGACATCTTAAATGCCGAAGGTAAGTATGAGGATCGGGACATAGCTTACAGTGTATGCATCACATGCAGGTTCGCAAAGGGCATGCTGCACACAGTCGTTGACTTCGGTCCGCAAAAGCAGATAAGTTATGTGACCTTTGAAGGCAAGCCATATGACCGCGATGAAGCAAAAAATTATACGGATAAAGCCATTAATATTATCACTTCTCTGAATTCAGGTGATTATAAAAATGCCGTGAGGGATTTTCCTTCCAATGAAAGAAAGCAGATCAATCCTCAACAACTGGGGCAGGGATGGTCGGAGCTAGAAAAGAAGATTGGCCCGCTCAAAAGTTATAAAGTTACGGATGCTAAAGACCAAAATGAGCGCGGATTTACTTATGCTGTGTATATCGAGTGCAAGTTTAAAAAAGGTAAAATGTACATGGTTGTCGGCTTTGATAATCAAAAACAGATAAGTAGACTGAGTATGAGCGATAGACCACAGCACTGA